The sequence ataaaacatgaatttttgtgctcatttattcattttagttattttattatttaaacaaatatattagaatacaaaagcattaacttttctgtcttcaaatagcttaaaaccataaatataatacataacataaaacgaAACTCATAAAAGTatgcatttcgcgcagggcacttatgcaaatTGCTATAGCCATACGCGATGTTCactcgttgctggttcgacaacgactgaatgatagagcgtaagcgtacgtgtgacaagagtcggcacaattgtggtATGGAGTGCCGACCACTGTATTTGAGCAATTCTAGTTTTTGTAGAATAATGGTtaacttttggttgaaataccctgtgttggccgttgaaaagttaagactatatttcacaggatcatttctgtagtcagtcttcatttactttctttgtaaATCCAAAGTATTAGCACCTGCGATAaggaggtatatcgttttatctgacagcgtgaggcttatgaacttcatttctaattttgtattgtggcatattagaaatcATGTGGtctgagtggtgattttaatcaataaatttcaaggttttatacaaataattatatataataatgcagtcaATAAGTACAGTAGGGCAATTCACAATTTTGTGCAAATGgtgttgcatatttgcaattgcaaattcgctgtatattttgttagtgtaaaagaACAATATGCCCCgctcatttgcaattgcaaatatgcaagaatgcaaaatgaaccctagcgataatcataaaagtaaaaaatttaatttaattgccatttatatatcaTCAAATTCATCGATGcgagatataaaattgttcatcggtaaagctttattaccgttgtcaactgcaggttcgcaagcttttgcagatattatcggagaaccagtagagtatagcgaacaaccggtactccttgcgggagatttcaatgtaaatttctcattgccagatgctgaaccattactggcattcctcagagagaaattttcattagaaatgatcaatggaagaaatgatcctacgacaaaaggagtacaactattgatgcggtattcgcgagaaatatagataaaatatacatatgtaagacatttcatatcgtattttagttatcataatccaattgtaattattatagatatcaatccgtcagaacccagaaatgataattgatttgaactttgctttataaaatgtgcataataaatttatgaaatgtgaatttaagaaagtgttggtcactccaccatattgcatttcttggaatatcactaagaagtataacttcttccgcgcgtagggactccacgcacctttTTTAGTTCATTGGCAATTTTTTCTATTCTCATAATGTGTTCAGGCAACGTACTCATTTGGTTACATGGTGTTCCGCCACCAGGAGGAGAGGTCTGGGTGTCCATCAAGTACTTATGAAGATATAATTATGTTAAGTACTGTAAACTGCCTTACAAACTGCTTTACGGACTATTCTTACAGATATTGCAGTGCActctagtgatgagcgatattttactaacggtgattttttcactgtgattgaaaaatcgcaaatagcaactgcgatcaatttttgtaaatatcagtgatttacaatcgcaattgcagttaagtaatttgaattcgatcacagtacatataggagttcagtaattctaattcgatcactgtagcaatagcagttcagtgattctaattcgatgaCTGTAGCAATATTATTTCGAAAGTAggaatcactgttcagtaccaatatcagttcgaaagtaacaatcactgttcagtaacaatcaagaatgatagaagacaagattacgacaggcgtttacagttagcttttttgggttttgagttcctgttgagtgacaactttcacgaccccgaacacgcgagaaaaacaaaattgtacggtggtacaaaacaataaaaccaaaacaaagagctgaagtcaaggctagtgcttaattattatttaaaattctaagagaaaaatgtattaacttgaaaaagaagtccgcaatggcggaattaaacaacaatagtacaaaaaagtcgtctataaagaatttttatcacttttctaaccaacaaaaaagttggcaaaatggcgaactttttgtaacaaaacatataattttaattataaatatgcattattatattagatcattttataaatgaagattttaagaattacgtccattgtgatattttatctgcacattattcaatttggttcactatgtttcacatttcggttttccatttgacaattcttctgttgcctattcccattcgtgggtcgtgaacgcttcagtctgtcgtaatcttgtcttctatcattcttgagtaACATCAAAGCTATAAAATACATTTAGTATTGTTGCAAAGAAAGGTATAATATATTTACGCATCATCACTCTTGGTTGCACGTGTATAGATCACCTGGGAATGGTGATGCGCGGCCTGTTTAATCAGACCTTTGTCAGGTAATTCCACAAGCGCTCTTTTGGCGAGTGAACCACGAATCTCCAAACGTTCAGATACCACCGAAGGAGTGATAAGTTTGTATTGTAGCACTTGTATAGTTTTCCTTGTATAGTTTTTCATAGGTGACTTTATCGAAAAGAATTTAATTGTTCAACTTGTCCCTGACTTTGCCTTTGGACCATTTCTTTTTCTTGGCTTTACCGCCACCACTTCCCTCCTTCTTCTTTTGTGTctgccaaatgttataaaaaatgcggactTTCACAGCTCTCTCTCGAAtaaaagagtttcgtatcatattatcTTTGACGCAAGATCACAGCAGATCACAGCGGACGTGATCGCTATttaatcttttatatttttatccgGCCATTGCAATTATTTCTTTGTGGTCATACTAGTAATTTAATGAAGTTCATTTGTAATCATTTCATATATAAACGCGATGTTTTAATCAACAAGTGGTGCCAGAAGTGAGATTTCGGGATTAAAGTGCGATTTTGCGTGAATCATTTGCGATTTAAAGTGAACATTTTTGATACATTTTAAACGCGTTAATTTCTACAAGTGATTGCAGTACTCAAATCGCATAACGGAGGAGTGGGACAGCTTGGCTGTCGAAAGGAGCGCTAGCAACAAGGCGCAGCGTCGGCGAGCAGTAACAGCACCAGCAATAGTAGCAGTAGCAGCAGTATTAGCAGCAGCATCATCGTcagtaacagcagcagcagcagcagtaacgGTGGGCATATATAGTGTGTGCGGTAAAGTACAGTACATCGTTGGAGGTGGCGTTACATTTCATTGGAGAAACAGCTATGTCTTTTGATATACAactgtaaattttttgaataacgtaaaataagttattgaatatttttgtaattttttttttaatttataggcGAATATCGCAACAATCTTTTATTGATGAAAATACGTTAAAAATTCTTAcgtgagatatacatatatataattatataagaaaGTTAAATGCGGATATGCggatattgtaataaaattcgatttacagaaaatatttctctCTAAAAACTTTATGCGGAaaagttaaaacgaatattgtaatgaaattctttaaacataaaaattattaaaatttttcacaaaatataaatgcggatgttgtaataaaattcgagttatagaaagtattttacttcaaaaactGTATGCGAATGATTAAAAggaatattgtaataaaattcgtTTAACAAacaagttattaaaattgtacaCGGAAATTGTAAACGAGGATATTACGATCGAATtgaataacataaaaattatcAGAATTGTATGCGGAAAAAGTGAATATTGTAACGCAAGCTAAaaggaaattttattattaaaattaaaatctttacaATATTAACGATTTTTTGTACaacattataaaatatgaaccGCAACGAAATTTTTGAGCTGACTGTTGACGGTCTGAAGGAAAGGTTAGGCGATTTAGGGCAATCAACTATTTAACGGAAAGCGACACTACAAGACAGACGATGGTGCATTTCGGCCTGCCTGTGAGTGACGGTTCCGAAACTGATGTGGAAGAGGTAGCAAGCCAACGGAGTGTTCGTGAGGTTAGGGTCGAATACCACAACTTTACTCTCCGAGATGTCTAAGACTCAATGACTTCGTTTAAAGGAACAGGTTGTCCAAGTTTCGAACAATGGCCTTAGGATTTTGAGGCAAACGCATCAGCAGTGCGTTGGAACAAGCTGCAGAAATTCATCTACGCAAAACAACTGTTGAAGAGTGCGGcaaagattttcataagaagccAAAGAGGAATAAGCAGTTGGAGTTCACTAAAACTAGCGCTGCGGCAGGAATTTGGTATAGCATTATCATCGATTGAAGTACACCGTACTTTACGTAGTCGTCGGAAGCGACATGGGGAACTACTTCGATAATATTTATACGTTTTAATGGAGTTGGGGAAACCGATAGGGCTAGATGACGCAAGCCTAATAGAATATTTCATCGAAGGCATACCGGACTCAAGGTCGAACAAAAGCAACCTATACCAGGTGAAAACTATAAGGGATTGGAGGAGCAGATGAAGGTAGGTGAAGACGAAAAGTTTCGTTACAGCCAGTCACAACCCGTGAATGGGAAACAGGAGAAGGCATCGTCGCCAAACAAGGATTTCCAGAAAGCAGTTCTATTTAGCAGGGAATGTCCACGTAATAAGACATCGTTTTACAATTGCGGTAAAGAGGGTCATAATGCAGTTAACTGTAAGGCAGGAATTAAATCTCCTAAATCGGAACGAAGCAGTGGCAATAATATGACGGATGAAGGAGAAATCGTAAAATCGAAGAAGCGTAGTAGATTGATTTTTAAGGATGTAAGTTTCAACGGAAAATCTGCGTCGGTATTAATCGACACAGGTAGCGacttatgtattatatgttaCGATACGTTAAACATACCTAGTGTGGATGTTGACTTAAGTAGTGGAGAGCGACAGTTGATGGGTATCGGTACCATCAAACTTACAACAATAGGTAGCTTTACCACATCCATCGAGATAGACAACATAAAgttggaagtaaaatttcacgTAGCAGATGATACCCCAGTATATGAAATTCCCAGACGGATGTCATATACCGATAGACAAGAAGTGGATGAACAAGTTAAAGAGTGGTTGAAGGATGGCATCATTAATTATGCGTCACCAGTGGTGTTAGTTTCGAAGACAGATGGAAAGAAACGTTTGTGTTGCGATCATCGGCGATTAAACTCAAAGATAGTTCGCGATAAGTTCCCGAAGCCAAATATCGACACTGTTATCGAAATGTTACAGGGTGCTAATGTTTTTACGACACTAGATCTTAGGAATTAATTTTTCCATGTCCCAGTGGAGCCTACCTCAAGGAAGTACACCGCATTCGTTACATACAATGGGCAATATGAATTTCAATACGTGCCTTTTGGTATATCGAATTCGCCGGCAGTTTTTTCAAGATTTATTTTAGCAGTATTTAGAGATCTTATACAAGACGATACTGTGGTGGCTTACATGGACGATTTAGTTATTCCCTCCAAGGATTACATCGAAGGCGTACACAGTTTGGAACGAGTTCTACGAAGGGCTGAAGAATATGGTTAGCGGATGAAATGGGACAAATGTCAGTTTCTTATAAGTAAAATAGACTTTCTAGGCTATGCTATAGTAGACGGTTCGATAACACCATCTGATGCAAAAACGAAAGCGATTAGGAATTTCCCATTGCCACATGACCAGAAGGCTTTGCAGAGATTCCTGGGGTTGGCATCATACTTTAGAAGATTTGTCGATGGATACGCAGTAATAGCCAAACCGCTGTCGGATCTACTCAGGAAAGAGGTTAAGTTCGAGTTGCGCGACAAGCAGTTGGAGGCATTTAAGAAGTTGGAGTCAGTATTGATCAGCGCACCAGTCCTAATGTTATACAATCCGAAAACAGTGACTGAGGTACATACAGACGCTTGTATGACCGGGTACAGAGCAGTGCTACTTCAGAAGGATTTCGACGATCAAGCGTTCCATCCAGTTCAATACATGAGTCAGAAGACAAAATCAGCAGAAGAGAAGTACCATTCATACGAACTCGAGGTACTAGCGATTATAGAAGCACTTAAAAAGTGAAGAGTATATTTGTTGGGGAAAAGTTTAAAGATAGTAACAGATTGTAAAGCATTCGAAATGACGATGCGGAAACGAGCTGTGTTATTAAGAGTATCTCGTTGGGTAAGGTTCCTACAAGACTTTTGCTACGAGATAGAACATAGAAACGGTTCAAAAATGCGACATGTAGCTGCGTTGAGTAGGGTATCTTGCCTCATTGTAGAAGATTACCTAATCCACCGTCTGAAGCAAGCGCAGGAAGAGGACGATTGGGTACGAGCTGTCTTCCATCAGTTATGGAAAACGAAATCATCAACATGGCACATAGGTAAGGACACTTTTCCATCAAGAAAACGGAAGAAGCAGtagaaaaaacattttatataccaaatttaaatAGGAAGGCAACAAAGGTTGTAAGAAGTTGCGTAGTGTGTATCGTTCACGATACAATGACAGGAAAGAAAGAAGGTTTCTTAAATCCCATTAGTGAAGAGGACAAGCCTTTGGGAACACTACATCTCGATCACGTTGGGCCGCTGGAGTCGACAAAGAAGGCATATAACTACATCCTTGTGATGGTGGACGCATTCTCCAAGTTCGTTTGGCTATATCCAACTAAGAACACAGGAGTTGATGCAGTCGTCAAATGATTAAAGAAAATAGCAGTCGTTTGCGGAAATCCAAGACGTGTCATAACAGACAGAGGCAGTACTACTTAAAGCAAAATTCTAATAACAATTGCTGAAGTTATGAAGATGTGGATCCCATCATTCGGGGCGGAATGAACAGTCAGGATAGCCGATTGTAGGACTGTGCAAACGGACAATAAGTCTGAAGTAGGGACGAAGACGAATTAAGGACAGACAAAAACAGACAGACCACCGGCAACCACGGACAACGCAAGACCATAGCAGATCACAGCGGGCGTGATCGCTATttaatcttttatatttttaaccggcaattgcaattatttctttGCGGTCATACTagtaatttaataaagttaatttcatataaaaacgcGGTGTTTTAATCAACAATTTAATCGGCCATCCCAAATGTATTGTTCGACAACGAAAACGGTTTGAGACAAATTTGTCACATTTGGTGTACGTTGGTtgtatgaacatacataagAAGATCGACAACATCTCTTCGAACCAGTCAAGGATCGAAAAAGCCTTTTGGtttcgtcttgttcggtgtgggttggcCCATATGAAGCCAAGGGAAGTTGTAGAAAGACATATTAGACTGCTCTGATGTTGGTTGACCCTAATTGAACAAATTTATAACATCgtgtacaaacatatgtttccTTTTCAATTTCTGCTCCTGTTCCTTTGTTCTTATTTCATTTCTaccaaattacatacatacattctttcTCTTCTTCTGTAGTTCCTATATCTTTACTTCATCTAATTGGCGCAGTCACTTTAATCTTTGCAGCTTCGCACCTTCGCACTTTGCAttcttgaaatattattatttaaaattattatttccaatcagctgtttatgggagtttataactcgctttgctttatacaatttgaatgcagctcttctgtgccttcttttgtatgggaggtgggcgtggtaatattccgattttctccatttttgaacCATATAAGGTAATGCCTGAAAAACGAttcctgaaagtttcgttgcTATAGCATTAGTAGtttacgatatatgtacaaaaaacttagtaggggcgaggccacgcccacattccaaaaaaaaaattacatccaaatatgtcctttcctagaacaatcgtttgtaccagATTTTACTTTCATCTctggctctttatgtgtttacggttatcgccattttatgggcgtagaagtgtccgattccgcccatctttcaacttaatattttcatggcgccaaggaacacgtgttccaagtttcatttagATATCTCAattcttactcaagttacagcttgtacggacggacagacagacatccggatttgaactttactcttcaccctgatcattttgatatatataaccctatatctaacttgtttagttttaggacttacaaacaaccgttatagtccacactattatactctctttagcatcttgcgagagtataaaaatttattagaagctcAGATCCGGATGTCCTCATATTTGATATATaaggccttgaatacttatggtccgatttcggcgatttttagaagggcgatgccacactatagtTACgattaaacgattcagattgacttcaaagttctggttgaTGAGGCGTTGTTGTATATGAggaggcgtagttgtgaaccgatttggaagATAtcatgaaccgaatttcatcgaaattcatggagtagtttcggatatggtttttgacataTAAGTGAACGGAACCACGCCGATTTAAAATGTTGTAGTGCATCTCTTctttaccatctttataatgaaactagcagaccgctccagctacgcacgggtttaaacaaacatttcgaaagttataagtttttatacacttatacacgcactcccatacatatgtacgtactttcccgtttcttgcgtgtgttcatttaaaacaagtaaggaagtgctaagttcgggtgtcaccgaacattttatactttcgcaatttatttatttaattttattaatataacaaacaattagacccacatattcgtcatatatatggtataaattccattgaaagttgcaaacccctaatattagttatatgggagatagggaagttatgtctcgatttcactcaattttgacacagagacatattattagaagaaacatatttcctctgaattccttcaaaatatatgagagacttgcctatattttctgtaaaaaatttgttagaagcacttaGATCCTCTTATTCGATACATGGagtcttgaaaatttatggtccgagatcggcgatttttaaaaaggggcgccacactataaatatcgACTtccaagttctggtatataggaagtaggcgtggttgttgaccgatttggactattttcacaagatATCATTAGGAAGCTAGggagatattatgaaccgaatttcattgaaattgggcgAGTAGTTTCGgacccacgcccatttaaaattttgtatactattttgagtgcaactcttctgtaccatctttataatgaaatttaaggtttctggtggtttcccttactgaattatagcttcattttatggatttattattttttttaataagcttAAACTCCAGCTATCGCTTCATTAGCAACCGGGTTCCCAAAGTGGAAAGcatagcaaataaattaaatataatttctatacatgcatgcaaataaatttcatttaaacaagtaaggaaaggctaagttcgggtgcaaccgaacattttataatctcgcaattaaaaaaaaaatgtatttagataacacacaaatgcCCATATATTTGTCGTAAAGCAGAATAAAGCCcacagtatttaaaaaaaaaccataattaggtatatgggagctaggagaagatactttggAAAAACATACAATgaagtatatggaaatgttatgacctgattttaataatttttggaacagagacacattattagagaaaacaatttcctcagaattacattaaattatcttagagatttacccgtatttttgtttaaaatttacccttaggcgctgagttcaacatgttccatatctggggctttgaaaagttatagtccgttttcgacaattttttcacaagtgaagctagagatgatatgcactatttgtgtaaagttttattcagctgtcttcattggttccttaagtaaacattataaagtgaaggaattagatggaattcaaaattgagttacatgggaagtagtcctggttgtgaaccgatttcgcccattttttatccgtgttatcaggcagtcaagaaaatattatataccgaattttattgaaatctgtaaGTATGTCCTGAGGTATGAATACCCATATATGGGCGATGCCACGTTTTTtccccatttttcattttgtaaaaaaatctgagtacagcttccttctgcttttatttctgtgaaatttagtgtttctgacgtttttcgctagttatttaacccacttttagtaattttcaacctatctttatgtggttattatccgatttcaactaatttcatagtGTGCCCcttcctctgggtagccaacagacagaaggcgagctaaagtgagaaagcgaaGCTTgctcctgcggttgtgcgtagggtttgggacccaccacataaaataaCCTccccaataaaaaaacaatcagagcctcggaagagaaaacccccttttgatgacgacccctgcaaa comes from Zeugodacus cucurbitae isolate PBARC_wt_2022May chromosome Y, idZeuCucr1.2, whole genome shotgun sequence and encodes:
- the LOC128923492 gene encoding uncharacterized protein LOC128923492, producing MKVGEDEKFRYSQSQPVNGKQEKASSPNKDFQKAVLFSRECPRNKTSFYNCGKEGHNAVNCKAGIKSPKSERSSGNNMTDEGEIVKSKKRSRLIFKDVSFNGKSASVLIDTGSDLCIICYDTLNIPSVDVDLSSGERQLMGIGTIKLTTIGSFTTSIEIDNIKLEVKFHVADDTPVYEIPRRMSYTDRQEVDEQVKEWLKDGIINYASPVVLVSKTDGKKRLCCDHRRLNSKIVRDKFPKPNIDTVIEMLQGANVFTTLDLRN